Proteins from one Xenopus tropicalis strain Nigerian chromosome 1, UCB_Xtro_10.0, whole genome shotgun sequence genomic window:
- the pheta1 gene encoding sesquipedalian-1 yields MKLNERNLAYYATSKSPVDKRGFLFKKGDRNTSYNKRWFVLKGNTLFYFDNEESKEPLGVIILEGCRVELCESTEEFAFAIKFEYTKSKAYILAADNQITMESWVKALSRANFEYIRLVVVELQKQLKEMQMGMTSYKIQGVTEKNKQLSCNTHQFLSQDIHEKPVCSLLKDNINATWNNIPVTVANGSVFNCEEIDCDTMRYLPSGLEGSSVSGFLPIQSQVLPKKEEEDMCPSSKEGAESPTFDSFEKLHNFFGEEIVDLRAKWIEVLQKQL; encoded by the coding sequence ATGAAGCTAAATGAACGGAACCTGGCATATTATGCCACAAGCAAATCTCCAGTGGACAAGCGTGGCTTTCTGTTTAAGAAGGGGGATCGCAATACTAGTTATAACAAGCGATGGTTTGTACTGAAGGGTAACACACTCTTCTACTTTGACAATGAGGAAAGCAAAGAGCCTCTCGGAGTTATTATACTGGAGGGTTGCAGGGTGGAGCTTTGCGAGTCTACAGAGGAATTTGCTTTTGCCATCAAATTTGAGTACACCAAATCAAAAGCATACATTCTTGCTGCTGATAACCAGATTACTATGGAATCCTGGGTAAAAGCCCTCTCTAGGGCTAACTTTGAATATATTAGACTTGTTGTAGTAGAACTACAGAAGCAGCTAAAGGAAATGCAAATGGGTATGACCTCTTATAAAATTCAGGGGGTGACAGAAAAAAATAAGCAGTTGTCTTGTAATACTCACCAGTTTCTGTCTCAAGACATTCATGAGAAACCAGTGTGTTCTTTGCTAAAAGACAATATCAATGCAACATGGAATAACATCCCAGTTACTGTAGCAAATGGTTCTGTCTTCAACTGTGAGGAAATAGACTGTGACACCATGAGGTACTTACCTTCTGGTTTGGAGGGCAGTTCTGTGTCTGGCTTTCTTCCTATACAAAGTCAAGTTCTTCCTAAAAAGGAGGAAGAGGATATGTGCCCGTCTTCTAAGGAAGGAGCAGAGTCCCCAACATTTGATAGTTTTGAAAAACTGCATAATTTTTTTGGAGAAGAAATTGTGGATCTAAGGGCCAAATGGATTGAAGTATTACAAAAACAGCTGTGA
- the cux2 gene encoding homeobox protein cut-like 2 isoform 2 (isoform 2 is encoded by transcript variant 2; The RefSeq protein has 1 substitution compared to this genomic sequence): MIMTNLEKANRRAEAAQREVESLREQLSSVNNSIRLTCCSPQASSGDKDSFSLCSGSHLEAALAVKDREILRLLKDIQHFQNSIQELEESSANQIAELEQQLVIKTEAIEKLEEKLRRQSDYEEIKTELSILKAMKSASANCTISQENSTPEDSLLIEKETFFPSQTYVLEKQRILPSNEEDQSEDDSMKQSLGAERPYSSSPRTSFQTRDGVVTPSSSQCLQEAAAHVGQRTISSTFPNTSEQLPGEVPLKKHMVSPVLKSENNTMLSFPSSFYSVKSTILPNHLSATVNNDSSPLSDQSEASSSSSADEEHIDTSEIAFQVKEQLLKHNIGQRVFGHYVLGLSQGSVSEILARPKPWRKLTVKGKEPFIKMKQFLSDEQNVLALRTIQVRQRGSITPRIRTPETGSDDAIKNILEQAKKEIQSQKGGDTKGSNAPLSSSSSITSSSEDAIKSILEQARREMQAQQQVLLEIESGNGHRSMNTPPAERPILTPSTHNAAHIHIKQEEGTFITSAASIQTPLSVLSPAAFVQNIIRKVKSEIGDAGSYFDQHWATERNLLSRPLMSVSPSLSSSSSSYSGMINGRPWRRADTCETAPSEEEITTAEEAHKVVEVKTEAGNLDQQNMNRLSYYPAYVPRNLKPTVPPLTPEQYEMYMYREVDTLDLTRQVKEKLAKNGICQRIFGEKVLGLSQGSVSDMLSRPKPWSKLTQKGREPFIRMQLWLTDQLGQGITQQPALSQGTLSPSETHSSPSPSPSPPEQEKSPLLILSLESTKENLQPESRPASSLSGRSFPNHQATGIQEMVAMSPELDTYSITKKVKEVLTDNNLGQRLFGESILGLTQGSVSDLLSRPKPWHKLSLKGREPFVRMQLWLSDPHNIERLRDMKKMEKKAYLKRRYGLISGGSDSESSNTKTECASPSPQPQEYSHLQMKKPRVVLGLEEKETLKKAYQLEPYPSQQTIEQLSFQLNLKTNTVINWFHNYRSRMRREILIEGQQDNDTDQEPSSCDSFTSVCTLHRDPALHSLASEGVDRKPVVCDMDHLMHNDGCTEERVATREIKKENIEEGEEEKDDSSKRCDSCSSEHTLCCETDPSRMHREDEAAQHCVDLQRPHYLRRSSSFYDKLRPSSAHDCSHKEITNPERSQTDPISFKSTAESSRSSLEVSLNSPSAASSPGLMMSVSPVPTSSAPISPSLPNTVSVKLHKLNTASDNAPLHLSIKHSPNNQRRNEKMANLNNIIHRLERAANKEETLEWEF, encoded by the exons AGAGCAGAAGCTGCTCAGAGGGAGGTTGAGAGTCTCAGGGAGCAATTATCATCTGTTAATAATTCCATTAGACTGACCTGTTGTTCTCCACAAGCATCCAGTGGG GACAAAGACAGCTTCTCCTTGTGTTCAGGATCTCACCTAGAAGCAGCATTGGCTGTCAAGGACAGAGAAATTCTCCGACTCCTAAAAGACATTCAGCACTTCCAGAACTCTATTCAAGAGCTAGAAGAGTCCTCAGCCAACCAGATTGCAGAACTCGAACAACAACTTGTCATTAAAACAGAAGCCATAGAG AAGCTGGAAGAGAAGTTACGGCGTCAGTCGGATTATGAAGAAATTAAAACTGAACTAAG CATATTGAAAGCAATGAAGTCAGCCTCAGCAAATTGTACCATTTCCCAG GAAAATTCCACACCAGAGGATTCCTTGTTGATAGAAAAAGAGACATTCTTCCCATCTCAGACTTATGTATTAGAGAAGCAGCGCATTCTACCCAGCAATG AGGAGGATCAGTCGGAGGATGACTCTATGAAACAAAGCCTTGGAGCTGAGAGACCCTATTCCTCTTCCCCTCGGACATCGTTCCAAACAAGAGATGGAGTGGTTACGCCAAGCTCTTCTCAGTGCCTGCAGGAAGCAGCTGCTCATGTTGGCCAAAGAACTATCTCCTCTACCTTCCCCAACACTAGTGAGCAGCTGCCCGGAGAGGTACCATTAAAGAAGCATATGGTGTCACCAGTGCTCAAGAGTGAAAATAACACCATGCTATCCTTCCCTTCCTCATTCTACTCAGTGAAGTCCACCATACTGCCCAACCACCTTTCGGCCACTGTAAATAATGACTCCAGCCCTCTCAGTGATCAATCTGAGGCGAGCAGTTCCAGCTCTGCAGATGAAGAACATATAGACACCTCTGAAATTGCTTTCCAAGTTAAAGAGCAGCTGCTAAAACATAATATTGGACAACGTGTCTTtggacattatgttttgggcctTTCCCAGGGGTCAGTGAGTGAAATCCTGGCCCGACCCAAACCCTGGAGGAAGCTAACTGTTAAAGGAAAGGAGCCTTTCATTAAAATGAAGCAGTTTTTGTCTGATGAACAGAATGTCCTGGCACTGAGAACCATTCAGGTGCGACAGAGAG GAAGCATTACACCAAGAATTAGAACTCCAGAAACAGGTTCAGACGATGCCATAAAAAATATCCTGGAACAAGCAAAAAAGGAGATTCAGTCACAGAAAGGAG GTGACACAAAAGGCTCAAATGCTCCTTTATCATCATCTTCCAGCATAACCAGCAGCTCAGAGGATGCAATTAAGAGTATCTTGGAGCAGGCAAGAAGGGAAATGCAGGCTCAACAGCAGGTGCTGTTAGAAATTGAGTCAGGCAACGGGCATCGGTCCATGAACACCCCACCAGCAGAACGACCTATCCTTACACCATCAACACACAATGCTGCTCACATCCATATTAAACAGGAAGAGGGTACCTTTATTACCAGCGCTGCCTCCATCCAGACCCCACTAAGTGTGCTCTCTCCTGCAGCTTTTGTGCAGAATATAATACGCAAAGTGAAGTCAGAGATAGGTGACGCAGGGTCATACTTTGACCAGCACTGGGCAACAGAAAGAAACCTCTTAAGTCGCCCCTTAATGTCAGTTTCCCCATCGCTGTCATCATCTTCTTCCAGTTACTCAGGTATGATCAATGGCAGACCATGGAGACGAGCAGATACCTGTGAGACCGCTCCCAGTGAGGAAGAAATAACAACAGCTGAAGAAGCACACAAGGTGGTGGAGGTGAAGACCGAAGCTGGAAACCTTGACCAACAAAACATGAATCGCCTTTCTTATTATCCTGCCTACGTACCAAGGAATCTCAAGCCCACAGTACCGCCTCTGACTCCAGAACAGTATGAGATGTATATGTACAGAGAAGTTGATACACTGGACCTTACTAGGCAGGTCAAGGAAAAGTTGGCAAAAAATGGCATTTGCCAAAGAATCTTTGGAGAAAAG GTGCTTGGATTATCCCAAGGTAGTGTGAGTGACATGTTATCCAGGCCCAAACCATGGAGCAAACTCACCCAAAAGGGTCGTGAGCCCTTCATTCGCATGCAGCTTTGGCTAACTGATCAACTGGGCCAAGGAATCACTCAGCAGCCAGCCCTGTCTCAAG GTACCTTAAGTCCCTCTGAGACTCACTCATCTCCATCACCATCGCCAAGCCCACCAGAACAGGAGAAGAGCCCCCTGCTCATCTTAAGCCTGGAGAGCACTAAAGAAAACCTCCAGCCAGAGAGCAGGCCTGCTTCTTCACTCAGTGGGAGGAGCTTTCCAAATCATCAGGCCACAGGCATCCAGGAAATGGTGGCCATGTCTCCTGAGCTAGACACCTACTCCATCACCAAGAAGGTTAAAGAGGTGCTGACAGACAATAACTTAG GTCAGAGGTTATTTGGAGAGAGCATCTTGGGCCTTACACAGGGTTCCGTATCGGACCTTCTGTCCAGGCCCAAACCATGGCACAAGCTGAGCTTGAAGGGCCGAGAGCCATTTGTACGGATGCAATTATGGCTGAGCGATCCTCATAACATTGAAAGGCTTAGAGATATGAAGAAAATGGAGAAGAAAG CTTACCTAAAGCGTCGCTATGGCCTTATCAGTGGAGGCTCGGACAGCGAATCTTCCAACACTAAAACAGAGTGTGCAAGTCCGAGCCCCCAACCGCAAGAATACAGTCACCTGCAGATGAAAAAGCCCAGGGTGGTGCTGGGGTTAGAAGAAAAAGAAACACTGAAGAAAGCTTATCAGCTGGAGCCTTACCCATCACAGCAAACTATTGAGCAGCTCTCATTTCAACTTAACCTCAAGACAAACACAGTCATTAACTGGTTCCATAACTACAG GTCACGCATGCGCAGGGAGATCCTGATAGAGGGTCAGCAGGACAATGACACTGATCAAGAGCCAAGCAGCTGTGATAGTTTCACATCAGTATGTACCTTACACAGGGATCCAGCTCTGCACAGCCTGGCCTCTGAAGGTGTTGATAGAAAACCAGTAGTTTGTGACATGGATCACCTAATGCACAACGATGGTTGCACTGAAGAGAGAGGGGCTACAAGGGAAATTAAGAAAGAGAACatagaagaaggagaagaagaaaaggATGACTCTTCTAAACGTTGTGATTCTTGTAGCTCTGAACACACATTGTGTTGTGAAACAGATCCAAGCAGAATGCATAGAGAAGATGAAGCTGCCCAACACTGTGTCGACCTTCAGAGACCACATTATCTAAGAAGAAGCAGTTCTTTTTATGATAAGTTGCGTCCTTCTAGTGCGCATGACTGTTCTCATAAGGAAATTACAAACCCAGAACGGTCACAGACTGACCCAATTAGCTTTAAATCCACAGCAGAATCTTCACGAAGCAGCCTGGAAGTGTCTCTAAACTCTCCTTCAGCTGCCTCCTCTCCTGGCCTAATGATGTCTGTGTCCCCTGTCCCTACTTCCTCTGCGCCCATTTCTCCATCCCTGCCTAACACTGTTTCAGTAAAACTTCATAAACTGAACACTGCCAGTGACAATGCCCCATTACACCTATCCATAAAACATAGTCCCAACAACCAGAGGAGAAATGAGAAGATGGCCAATTTAAATAACATTATCCACAGGCTCGAGAGAGCAGCAAATAAGGAGGAGACCCTGGAATGGGAATTTTGA